One segment of Salvia splendens isolate huo1 chromosome 20, SspV2, whole genome shotgun sequence DNA contains the following:
- the LOC121781360 gene encoding probable disease resistance protein At1g58390, giving the protein MGMYKEDEVIPAIDICVLWIAQGMILQPLESYQNEMPLMDIAQCYLTELASRSVVEITRDDPIRGKTTRMCKLHDAVREMCLSLAIDEDFGLRNLDYEGGPFSGFFHDSLSHRKTRHLIVYLKSKLEEESREPAVTCDQDTTKIVRSLLFINDMEGVPLTRFPHRIVRLKEFKVLKTLSICGFVFEGRTLLKEISKLVLLRILRLCDCLFEELPSSLKNLVYLHTLDLWNSGNVLIPNGVLDRMLQLRHLILPVYYSENLEDYRMSLEGLEQLETLVGYNSWVHQLESPTQMTNLRHFEGIVHDNHSLSDIINAFCTSWNHCKCGGLRIKQGCHISLEEDLMIFKKVFKLHNLYISVPIENLFKELESEAYTSNLLCLILSESNIKEDPMETLGKLPHLVDLSMTEACFLGKK; this is encoded by the coding sequence ATGGGTATGTACAAGGAAGACGAGGTCATTCCGGCAATTGATATATGTGTGTTGTGGATCGCACAAGGCATGATCTTGCAGCCGCTAGAAAGTTACCAAAATGAAATGCCGTTGATGGACATAGCACAATGCTACTTGACTGAGTTGGCATCTAGGTCGGTTGTAGAAATTACACGTGATGATCCTATTCGTGGGAAGACGACTAGAATGTGTAAACTCCATGACGCCGTACGAGAGATGTGTTTGTCACTCGCAATAGATGAAGATTTTGGCTTGCGCAATTTGGATTATGAGGGTGGACCATTTAGTGGTTTCTTCCATGACAGTTTGTCACATCGCAAAACGCGCCATTTGATTGTTTATCTGAAAAGCAAGTTAGAAGAAGAAAGCAGAGAGCCCGCAGTCACTTGTGACCAAGATACCACCAAAATTGTGCGATCTCTACTTTTCATCAATGACATGGAGGGAGTACCTCTAACTCGATTTCCGCATAGAATTGTTCGTTTGAAGGAATTCAAAGTGCTCAAAACGCTATCTATATGCGGATTTGTTTTTGAGGGTAGAACATTGCTAAAAGAGATAAGTAAACTAGTCCTTCTTCGGATTTTACGCTTGTGTGATTGCCTGTTTGAAGAGCTACCATCGTCCCTGAAAAATTTGGTGTACTTGCATACACTGGATCTATGGAATAGTGGGAACGTTCTAATACCGAATGGTGTTTTGGATAGAATGTTGCAGTTAAGGCATTTGATCCTTCCAGTATACTATTCTGAGAATTTAGAGGATTATAGAATGAGTTTGGAAGGTCTTGAGCAGCTGGAGACACTTGTAGGCTACAACAGTTGGGTGCACCAACTCGAATCCCCAACCCAAATGACCAACCTCCGACATTTTGAAGGCATAGTCCACGATAACCATAGCTTGTCGGATATCATTAACGCCTTTTGTACAAGCTGGAATCATTGTAAATGTGGTGGACTTAGAATCAAACAAGGCTGCCATATTTCATTGGAGGAAGATTTGATGATTTTCAAGAAAGTGTTCAAACTTCACAATTTGTATATCTCTGTTCCGATAGAAAACCTGTTCAAGGAGTTGGAAAGTGAGGCATATACCTCAAATCTTCTTTGCTTAATCTTGTCCGAGAGTAATATTAAGGAGGATCCAATGGAGACACTGGGAAAACTTCCCCATTTAGTAGATCTGTCGATGACTGAGGCGTGCTTTTTGGGGAAGAAATAA